The following are encoded together in the bacterium genome:
- a CDS encoding transposase: MKRSNWTTEEKLAVVLEGLNGRKSVTEICREHQISQTLYYRWR, translated from the coding sequence ATGAAGCGCAGTAATTGGACGACGGAGGAGAAGCTGGCGGTGGTACTTGAAGGATTGAACGGCAGGAAGTCGGTGACGGAGATATGCCGGGAACATCAGATATCGCAGACACTATATTACCGGTGGCGC